In Fundulus heteroclitus isolate FHET01 unplaced genomic scaffold, MU-UCD_Fhet_4.1 scaffold_46, whole genome shotgun sequence, a single window of DNA contains:
- the gorab gene encoding RAB6-interacting golgin, which translates to MSGWAGFSDEELRRIQHKDPAAPRGRKPPAASRSRQKMQREKALQLAGPQSLLPGQQLSKPPLTLEAPDRTGAPAAGEEKPQKAADMKPNENHAPAVEEEEEVPVVKELEKQEVEMREKTRLEQLQQEQKEMEERNKRKKALLAKTIAEKSKQTHAEAVKLKRIQKELQALDDMVSNDIGILRGRIEQASWDYSAARKRYEKAEAEYVTAKLDLHRKTEVKEQLTEHLCAIIQQNELRKAQKLEELMQQLQLQPTQEEEEEEERRKTPAEPQRNGKDGSGGGAEQVQQEPADQQRTEPEPGCDPSEHGGQAGPAAS; encoded by the exons ATGAGCGGCTGGGCGGGTTTTTCTGACGAGGAGCTGCGGAGGATCCAGCACAAAG ATCCCGCTGCTCCCCGCGGCAGGAAGCCTCCAGCAGCCAGCCGGAGCCGGCAGAAGATGCAGCGGGAGAAAGCGCTTCAGTTAGCCGGCCCGCAGAGCCTCCTCCCTGGGCAGCAGCTCAGCAAACCACCGCTGACCCTGGAAGCCCCAGACCGGACAGGAGCTCCTGCTGCCGGGGAGGAGAAGCCGCAAAAAGCCGCTGACATGAAGCCGAATGAGAACCATGCGCCGgccgtagaggaggaggaggaggtgccgGTGGTGAAGGAGCTGGAGAAACAGGAGGTGGAAAT GAGAGAGAAGACGCgtctggagcagctgcagcaggaacAGAAAGAAATGGAGGAGAGGAACAAGCGCAAGAAAGCTCTCCTGGCCAAAACGATCGCTGAGAA aTCCAAACAGACTCACGCCGAGGCCGTGAAGCTGAAGAGGATCCAGAAGGAGCTGCAGGCGCTCGATGACATGGTGTCCAACGACATCGGCATCCTGCGGGGGAGGATCGAGCAGGCCAGCTGGGACTACAGCGCTGCCAG GAAGCGCTACGAGAAGGCGGAGGCCGAGTACGTGACGGCCAAGCTGGACCTGCACAGGAAGACGGAGGTGAAGGAGCAGCTGACGGAGCACCTGTGCGCCATCATCCAGCAGAACGAGCTGCGAAAAGCCCAGAAGCTGGAGGAGCtgatgcagcagctgcagctgcagcccacccaggaggaggaggaggaggaggagaggaggaagaccCCCGCTGAGCCCCAGAGGAACGGGAAGGATGGGAGCGGTGGGGGGGCGGAGCAGGTCCAGCAGGAGCCGGCGGACCAGcagagaacagaaccagaaccaggctgtgACCCGTCAGAACACGGAGGTCAGGCTGGACCTGCGGCCTCCTGA